In the Oreochromis aureus strain Israel breed Guangdong linkage group 14, ZZ_aureus, whole genome shotgun sequence genome, one interval contains:
- the LOC116333197 gene encoding extracellular calcium-sensing receptor-like yields MHKPGDVILGGLFEVHYSSVFPKRTFTSEPDQPSCHGFDTPGFRHAMTMAFAIDEINKNSKLLPNVTLGYSLYDNCATLDIGFSAALSLASGQEEQFRLLENCSGTPSVVGIVGDPFSTFSIAASSVLGLFKLPIVSYFATCSCLSDRQRFPSFFRTIPSDAFQVRAMIQILKHFGWTWVGLLVSDDDYGLHVSRTFKSDFLQLSGGCLAYSEILPWEDHPNEYKKIVDLMVRSTARVVIVFAHQIHLIHLMKEVVKQNVTGLQWIASEAWTLVGGLHTPEFMPFLGGTLGIAIRRGEIPGFRDYLLKINPEEQNSANNMVKQFWEDTFHCRFSANWLEAGGTVCTGEEELRNAETELLDVTELRPEYNIYKAVYALAHALDDMLHCVPGRGPFIGHTCATLQKLEPWQLMYYLEKVNFTTPFGDQVFFDENGDALPIYDIMNWLWLPDGSTKVQNVGEVKRSVFKGEELTLDENKIFWNFKSNEPPTSVCSKSCPPGTHIARERGKPVCCFDCIPCSEGKISNNTDSLECTSCPEDFWSSPQRDHCVLKRTEFLSYHEPLGICLTTTSLLGTFICTVVLGIFTYHRSTPMVRANNSELSFLLLVSLKLCFLCSLLFIGRPRLWTCQLRHAAFGISFVLCVSCILVKTMVVVAVFKASKPGGGTNLKWFGAIQQRGAVLVLTSIQAAICTAWLVSSSPTPHKNTQYHNDKIVYECAIGSTIGFAVLLGYIGLLAILSFLLAFLARNLPDNFNEAKFITFSMLIFCAVWVAFVPAYVNSPGKYADAVEVFAILASSFGLLVALFGPKCYIILLKPERNTKNAVMGRETTKP; encoded by the exons ATGCACAAGCCTGGGGATGTAATTCTGGGAGGGTTATTTGAAGTCCATTACAGTTCTGTATTCCCTAAGCGGACATTCACCTCAGAGCCAGACCAGCCTAGCTGCCATGG aTTTGACACCCCTGGATTCAGACATGCCATGACCATGGCCTTTGCTATTGATGAGATTAACAAGAATTCAAAGCTACTTCCTAATGTGACTCTGGGATACAGTCTTTATGACAACTGTGCTACACTTGATATTGGGTTTAGTGCAGCATTGTCATTAGCCAGTGGTCAAGAGGAGCAATttaggcttctggagaactgtTCAGGGACCCCTTCAGTTGTGGGGATTGTGGGTGATCCTTTCTCCACATTTTCTATTGCTGCCTCAAGTGTTCTTGGTTTATTCAAGCTTCCTATT GTGAGTTATTTTGCCACTTGCTCCTGTCTGAGTGATCGACAGAGGTTTCCATCCTTCTTTAGAACAATCCCAAGTGATGCTTTTCAG GTCCGTGCTATGATTCAGATACTAAAACACTTTGGCTGGACATGGGTAGGTCTGCTAGTCAGTGATGATGATTATGGACTCCATGTTTCCAGAACCTTCAAGTCAGACTTTCTTCAGTTAAGTGGAGGTTGTTTGGCCTACTCAGAGATTTTGCCTTGGGAAGATCATCCAAATGAATACAAGAAAATTGTGGATCTGATGGTCAGATCCACAGCTCGTGTTGTCATTGTATTTGCACATCAAATACACCTGATTCATCTCATGAAAGAG GtggtgaaacaaaatgtgacAGGCTTGCAGTGGATTGCCAGTGAAGCTTGGACATTAGTTGGTGGACTCCATACCCCTGAATTTATGCCATTCCTTGGTGGAACACTAGGCATTGCCATCCGACGAGGAGAAATACCAGGCTTTAGAGACTACTTGTTAAAAATTAATCCTGAAGAACAGAACAGTGCAAACAACATG GTGAAGCAGTTTTGGGAAGATACATTTCACTGTAGATTTTCAGCAAACTGGTTGGAAGCTGGTGGGACAGTTTGCACTGGAGAAGAAGAGCTTAGGAATGCCGAGACTGAACTTTTGGATGTGACTGAACTCAGGCCCGAGTATAATATTTATAAAGCGGTGTATGCTCTTGCACATGCCCTTGATGACATGCTCCACTGTGTTCCAGGGAGAGGACCTTTTATTGGGCACACCTGTGCTACTTTGCAAAAATTAGAGCCATGGCAG CTGATGTATTACTTGGAAAAAGTCAACTTCACAACTCCATTTGGTGATCAAGTATTTTTTGATGAGAATGGTGATGCCTTACCTATCTATGATATCATGAACTGGCTGTGGCTCCCTGATGGAAGCACTAAAGTTCAGAATGTGGGTGAGGTTAAGAGGTCAGTTTTCAAAGGTGAAGAACTCACACTTGATGAAAACAAAATCTTCTGGAACTTTAAATCAAACGAG CCACCTACATCAGTTTGCAGTAAAAGCTGCCCTCCAGGAACACATATAGCAAGGGAGCGGGGAAAGCCTGTGTGTTGCTTTGACTGCATCCCTTGCTCTGAGGGAAAGATCAGCAATAACACTG ACTCCTTAGAGTGCACCAGTTGTCCAGAGGACTTCTGGTCAAGCCCCCAGCGAGATCACTGTGTTCTTAAGAGAACAGAGTTCCTCTCCTACCATGAGCCCCTGGGAATATGCTTGACAACCACCTCACTGCTGGGCACATTTATCTGTACTGTTGTTTTAGGAATTTTCACATATCATCGCAGCACACCTATGGTGCGTGCAAACAATTCAGAATTGAGCTTTCTGCTTTTAGTGTCACTTAagctgtgtttcctgtgttcACTGTTATTCATCGGAAGACCCAGACTTTGGACATGCCAACTGAGACATGCAGCATTTGGGATCAGCTTTGTGCTATGTGTCTCATGTATCCTGGTGAAAACTATGGTTGTTGTGGCTGTGTTCAAAGCCTCCAAGCCAGGAGGGGGAACCAATCTTAAGTGGTTTGGCGCTATACAGCAGAGAGGAGCAGTTCTGGTTCTTACTTCTATTCAAGCTGCAATCTGCACTGCCTGGCTTGTCTCTTCCTCTCCAACTCCACATAAAAACACCCAATACCACAATGACAAGATAGTGTATGAATGTGCAATTGGGTCTACAATTGGCTTTGCAGTGTTACTGGGTTACATTGGTCTACTGGCTATCCTTAGCTTTCTGCTAGCATTTCTAGCTAGGAATCTTCCAGACAACTTCAACGAGGCCAAATTCATCACATTCAGCATGTTGATCTTCTGTGCAGTGTGGGTGGCCTTTGTTCCCGCTTATGTAAATTCTCCTGGCAAATATGCAGATGCAGTAGAAGTATTTGCCATCTTGGCCTCAAGTTTTGGGCTATTGGTGGCCCTGTTTGGACCCAAATGTTacataattctgctgaaaccaGAGAGGAACACAAAAAATGCAGTTATGGGCCGAGAAACCACCAAGCCATAA